The genomic window TGACTAAAACTACGCCGGTCAAGGAACGCCCTCCGCGAAACCCGTTCCCTGGCAGGATCGAATGGGTGGAGCTCCGACAGCACAATCCGACTCAAGGCATCTACGCCGCCACCGACGACTATGTGCACGCGATGGAGGTCCGGGGCGCCGAACGGCTGCTGTTCATCTCGGGGACGATGGGTCTCGACCCGGACGGGAAGCCGGGCGCGACCCTCACCGAACAACTCGACCTGATCTGGTCGAACCTGCGCGTCATCCTCGCCTCGGCCGATATGACCGTCGACAACATCGTCCGCCTCACCAGCTACCTGCGTGACGCCTCCGACGCCGAGGCGAACGCCGCGGCCCGCGTGGCGGCGCTGGGCGGACGCCAGATTCCGACCACCGCGATCGTCGTGCAGACCCTGCTCACCGAGTGGCTGGTCGAAATCGAGGTCGTCGCGGCGCGCTGAGACTTCAGCGGGCCGGGAATCCCACCCGAGCATCGAACGTTTGGTTCGAGTCGACACCATCCATTCGAGGGGATCCGCAATGTCGTCGACCGTGACCATCTACGGCGCTTACGGCCACACCGGCCGCTTCATCGTCACCGAACTGATTCGTCGCGGCTGGACACCGATTCTGTCCGGCCGCAACGAATCCCAGCTACGCCGCCTCGCGCGCGGCTACCCCGGTCTTGCGATTCGACCGGCGACCGTCGACGATCCCTACGCGCTCGATCGGGCCCTCGCAGGCAGCGTGGCGGTGATCAACGCGGCAGGTCCGTTCGGTGACACCACCCCCGCGCTCGTCGAAGCGGCGCTGCGGGCGGGCATCCACTACCTCGATGTCGCCGCCGAAGTAGAGGTCGTCGCGGGAACCGTTGCCGCATACCAGGATCGGGCCGCCGCCGCGGGCATCGTCATCGCCCCCGCATTGGCCTTCTACGGCGGTCTCGGCGATCTGCTCGCCACCGCCGCCATGGCCGACCTCGCTGCCGCGGACGAAATCCACCTCGCTTTCGCCCTGGACAGTTGGATCCCCACCGAGGGCACCCGTGCCTCCGGCCGCGCATCACGCGCCCGTCGCAACGGCAAGCGCCTCGTCTACACCGACGGCGAGCTCACCCTCCGCGACGACCCGGTCCCCGTCACGGACTGGACCTTCCCGGCCCCCTTCGGAAAACAAACCGTCGTAGGCGATTTCACCACCGCCGACAGCGTCACCATCCCCCGCCACCTGAAAACCGCTGCCCTGCATACATATATGACCGCGGCCCCGCTAGGCGACCTCGCCCTCCCCGACCGAACCCCGCAACCCACCGACGAATCCGGCCGCTCCGCCCAGCAATTTTTGGTCGAGGTCGTGATTCGATCAGGCGACACCCAACGCCGCGCTATCGCCGCCGGACGCGACATCTACGCGGTAAGCGCCCCGATCGCAGTAGAAGCCTTGTCGCACATCACCTCCGGAGCCCACACCGGCCTGCTCACCGCAGGCCAGATCGCCGCCCCCGGCAACCTACTGCGCGCCTTGCACCCCACCCATCTCGACCGACTGGAGATCAACTGTAACTAGCGAAACCGCGCTTCTGGACCTGCCCACCCCCGGGGCACACCCGCCACTTCGAGGCGCACACCCATCTGCGTGGCACACACCCATCGCACGAGGCGCACACCCCTATACGGGGTGTGCGCCTGACAAAACGGGTGTGCTCACCGGTGCTCGGCGAAAATCGGCGGCTCGGTCGGGTGGGTGCGGTTTAGGATCGCGGCCATGGAGGAGATTGCCAGGAAGCCGACTGTGCTCGCCGTTGAGGCCGCATTGCGCGCGGTCGGGGTGATGCCGCGGGTGCGGGTGCTGGCCGAGACCGCGCCGACCGCGGCCGCGGCGGCCGAACAACTCGGCTGCTCGGTGGCGGCCATTGCCAACAGCCTCAT from Nocardia iowensis includes these protein-coding regions:
- a CDS encoding RidA family protein codes for the protein MELRQHNPTQGIYAATDDYVHAMEVRGAERLLFISGTMGLDPDGKPGATLTEQLDLIWSNLRVILASADMTVDNIVRLTSYLRDASDAEANAAARVAALGGRQIPTTAIVVQTLLTEWLVEIEVVAAR
- a CDS encoding saccharopine dehydrogenase NADP-binding domain-containing protein: MSSTVTIYGAYGHTGRFIVTELIRRGWTPILSGRNESQLRRLARGYPGLAIRPATVDDPYALDRALAGSVAVINAAGPFGDTTPALVEAALRAGIHYLDVAAEVEVVAGTVAAYQDRAAAAGIVIAPALAFYGGLGDLLATAAMADLAAADEIHLAFALDSWIPTEGTRASGRASRARRNGKRLVYTDGELTLRDDPVPVTDWTFPAPFGKQTVVGDFTTADSVTIPRHLKTAALHTYMTAAPLGDLALPDRTPQPTDESGRSAQQFLVEVVIRSGDTQRRAIAAGRDIYAVSAPIAVEALSHITSGAHTGLLTAGQIAAPGNLLRALHPTHLDRLEINCN